A part of Caldicellulosiruptor owensensis OL genomic DNA contains:
- the dnaA gene encoding chromosomal replication initiator protein DnaA, which translates to MVDYDVNEVWEKIKEVIKKELNPSPTDISYNTWFESLVPVCFDDNDTLILRAFADFHRDIVINRYSLLILNSLRQLYSPHLSLKVILPNEVERYKKFLKQKTDEKPEITTSLNPKYTFETFVVGNNNRLAHAAALAVAETPPGEKTYNPLFIYGGVGLGKTHLMHAIGHHVLKLYPGTKVMYVTSEIFTNELIAAIRDEKTDEFRLKYRNVDVLLIDDIQFLGGKERTQEEFFHTFNTLYEANKKIILSSDRPPKEINTLEDRLRSRFEWGLITDIQPPDFETRIAILSKKCQLEGTPVPQHILEFIASKIETNIRELEGALNKILAYSKLMAPDKEITLELAEKALKEFIDTNTKKELTIEDIQAEVASYFNIKLEDFKSSRRSRNVAFPRQIAMYLARELTNISLPKIGEAFGGKDHTTVLHACEKIKELINSDHNTRNVVETIKKRLINRE; encoded by the coding sequence TAGATTATGATGTAAACGAAGTGTGGGAAAAAATAAAGGAGGTCATCAAAAAAGAGTTAAATCCAAGCCCAACAGATATATCGTACAATACCTGGTTTGAATCACTTGTACCGGTGTGTTTTGACGACAACGATACGCTAATTTTACGGGCTTTTGCAGATTTCCACAGAGACATCGTTATAAACAGGTATTCACTTTTGATTTTAAATTCACTTAGACAGCTGTACTCTCCACACCTTAGCTTGAAAGTTATTCTTCCTAACGAGGTCGAAAGATACAAAAAGTTCTTAAAGCAAAAAACAGATGAAAAGCCTGAGATAACAACCTCTTTAAACCCAAAATACACCTTTGAAACTTTTGTTGTTGGGAATAACAACAGGCTTGCACACGCTGCAGCTTTAGCTGTTGCAGAAACTCCACCGGGCGAGAAGACTTACAATCCGCTTTTTATCTATGGCGGTGTCGGGCTTGGAAAGACTCACCTTATGCATGCAATAGGCCATCACGTTTTAAAACTTTATCCCGGCACAAAGGTGATGTATGTTACATCAGAGATATTCACAAACGAGCTTATAGCTGCAATCAGAGATGAAAAGACTGATGAGTTCAGGCTCAAGTACAGAAACGTTGACGTGCTTTTAATTGACGACATTCAGTTTCTTGGCGGAAAAGAAAGGACTCAGGAGGAATTTTTCCATACATTCAATACACTATATGAGGCAAACAAAAAGATAATACTTTCGTCAGACAGACCTCCAAAAGAGATAAACACATTAGAAGACAGGCTTCGTTCCCGCTTTGAGTGGGGACTTATAACAGACATCCAGCCACCCGACTTTGAGACGAGAATTGCAATTTTGAGCAAGAAGTGCCAGCTTGAAGGAACTCCAGTTCCACAGCATATTTTAGAGTTTATCGCATCAAAGATCGAAACAAACATAAGAGAGCTTGAAGGTGCTCTTAACAAAATTCTTGCATATTCAAAGCTAATGGCACCTGATAAAGAAATAACTTTAGAGCTTGCAGAAAAGGCTTTAAAAGAATTTATAGACACAAACACAAAAAAAGAACTTACAATAGAGGATATACAGGCAGAGGTTGCAAGTTATTTTAACATAAAGCTTGAAGATTTTAAATCGTCAAGAAGATCTAGGAACGTGGCTTTCCCGCGCCAGATCGCAATGTATTTAGCAAGAGAGCTTACAAATATATCACTTCCTAAAATAGGTGAGGCGTTTGGCGGAAAAGATCACACAACAGTGCTTCATGCCTGTGAAAAAATTAAAGAACTTATCAACAGCGATCATAACACAAGAAATGTTGTGGAAACTATTAAAAAAAGACTTATCAACAGAGAATAA
- the dnaN gene encoding DNA polymerase III subunit beta, with the protein MKFVVDKDILQDNISKVIPAAASTKVTSILECILIEAEDSIVFTTNDMKMQMQTEFEAEILERGAALVKAKLFSDIVKKLPDGDVEVIREDNEVRIRSQKIEFRLPTLDPLDFPKMDKKPAESFCEFVASEFVDSIDRVIFATSKDETRPTFTGVLFERQEDDFVNLVGMDGHRLAICKIKPVEVEGSFSKIVPADNLDDITKIIDIEDAEKVRVSFYENQATFEIGSTTVIVTLIAGKFFDYKSAIPTEYSTRISISTDVLESTLERASIVSKDEKTNIQAVIFETNGMIFKVYSMSADGRYEEDVLCSVEGKDIKIGFNVKYFLDVLKVLDGEINLFITSQTSPSIVQKPDDENYIYLVLPIKMPE; encoded by the coding sequence ATGAAGTTTGTTGTGGATAAAGATATTCTGCAGGACAATATTTCCAAGGTAATACCTGCTGCAGCATCAACAAAGGTAACATCAATTTTAGAATGCATACTGATTGAAGCTGAAGACAGCATAGTATTTACCACCAACGACATGAAAATGCAAATGCAAACAGAATTTGAAGCAGAAATTTTAGAGCGGGGAGCTGCACTGGTAAAAGCAAAACTGTTTTCAGATATAGTAAAAAAATTGCCAGATGGTGATGTTGAAGTTATAAGAGAGGATAACGAGGTCAGAATAAGAAGCCAGAAGATAGAATTCAGGCTTCCTACTTTAGATCCACTTGATTTTCCGAAGATGGATAAAAAGCCTGCCGAGAGCTTTTGTGAGTTTGTTGCAAGCGAATTTGTTGATAGTATCGACAGGGTTATATTTGCAACCTCAAAGGATGAAACAAGACCTACGTTTACAGGCGTGCTCTTTGAAAGACAAGAGGATGATTTCGTAAACCTTGTTGGAATGGACGGGCACAGGCTTGCTATATGCAAAATAAAACCGGTTGAAGTTGAAGGGAGCTTTTCGAAGATTGTGCCTGCAGATAACCTTGACGATATTACAAAGATTATAGACATTGAAGATGCAGAAAAAGTAAGAGTATCATTCTATGAGAACCAGGCAACGTTTGAGATAGGTTCAACAACAGTAATAGTCACGCTTATTGCAGGCAAGTTTTTTGACTACAAAAGTGCAATTCCAACCGAGTATTCAACAAGGATTTCAATCTCTACGGACGTTCTGGAAAGCACGCTTGAAAGAGCTTCTATTGTATCAAAAGACGAAAAGACAAACATCCAGGCTGTGATATTTGAAACGAACGGGATGATATTTAAAGTTTACTCTATGTCTGCAGATGGAAGATACGAAGAGGATGTGCTCTGCTCTGTTGAAGGAAAAGATATCAAAATAGGGTTTAACGTTAAATATTTTCTGGATGTGTTGAAAGTGTTGGATGGTGAAATAAACCTGTTTATAACATCGCAGACAAGCCCATCAATTGTGCAAAAGCCAGACGATGAGAACTACATCTACCTTGTGCTTCCTATAAAGATGCCAGAATAA
- the recF gene encoding DNA replication/repair protein RecF (All proteins in this family for which functions are known are DNA-binding proteins that assist the filamentation of RecA onto DNA for the initiation of recombination or recombinational repair.), with protein MIIKGIYIENFRSYKQSFFEFKDKINLIVGNNASGKTSLLEALYFCMCGKSFKSRDIDLINFDSQYFKLEMVAEVEGVEYAVGCYVDRILEKRIMINDKKVNRLSELITLFKFVFFEPDTTELVKHQPKLRRRFLDMEVAKLYPYMTKVYQEYQRALLSRNAFLKSYDKKDIIDVYDVQLSHLGFLILSKRQEIIKKLSSEAQRIFGHVFENKSVLELEYLPSIAASSEEEYYTELKRWSDKDLNLGYTTRGIHRDDFEILIDGKPALDFASEGQIKLAAVSVVLASAALYEKPVLILDDVFSELDSQKKKNLIKFLSQYQSFVTSAEDLRSLQSEVIFDSDSTNIILLERNI; from the coding sequence ATGATAATAAAAGGTATTTATATCGAAAATTTTAGAAGCTACAAGCAGAGCTTTTTTGAGTTCAAAGATAAAATAAACCTAATTGTCGGAAATAACGCCTCAGGAAAGACTTCTCTTCTTGAGGCTCTATATTTTTGTATGTGCGGAAAATCTTTTAAAAGTAGAGATATTGATCTAATAAATTTTGATTCGCAGTATTTCAAGCTTGAGATGGTAGCCGAGGTTGAAGGTGTTGAATACGCAGTGGGTTGCTATGTAGACAGGATACTCGAAAAGAGAATAATGATAAATGATAAAAAAGTTAACAGGCTTTCAGAGCTTATAACTCTTTTCAAATTTGTTTTTTTTGAGCCGGACACAACTGAGCTTGTAAAACATCAGCCAAAATTAAGACGACGATTTTTAGATATGGAAGTTGCAAAGCTTTATCCTTACATGACAAAGGTGTATCAAGAGTACCAAAGAGCACTTCTTAGCAGAAACGCATTTTTGAAAAGTTATGATAAAAAGGATATAATAGATGTGTACGATGTTCAGCTCAGCCATCTTGGATTTTTGATTCTGTCAAAAAGGCAAGAGATTATAAAAAAGTTGTCAAGCGAGGCACAAAGAATTTTTGGTCATGTGTTTGAAAACAAATCTGTGCTTGAACTTGAATATCTGCCATCGATTGCAGCGTCAAGTGAAGAAGAATATTACACAGAGCTAAAAAGGTGGTCAGATAAGGATTTAAACCTCGGGTATACAACAAGAGGTATTCACAGAGATGACTTTGAGATTCTAATAGACGGAAAACCTGCTTTAGATTTTGCGTCGGAAGGACAGATAAAACTTGCAGCTGTATCGGTTGTGCTTGCAAGTGCTGCGCTGTACGAGAAACCTGTTTTGATTTTAGACGATGTATTTTCTGAGTTAGATAGCCAGAAGAAAAAAAATCTTATAAAGTTTTTAAGTCAGTACCAGTCTTTTGTGACATCTGCAGAGGACCTGAGAAGCTTGCAAAGTGAAGTAATTTTTGACAGTGACAGTACAAATATAATTTTGCTTGAAAGAAATATTTAA
- the remB gene encoding extracellular matrix regulator RemB: protein MFAHIGEDYVINSAELLVILNWDSFILSEDNRKILENLKLQDRIVVINDEIKKSIIILEIDGRMYGIISPVSSGTIAKRLLNFNLYIDNYLDQD, encoded by the coding sequence ATGTTTGCTCACATTGGCGAGGATTATGTCATCAACAGCGCAGAACTTCTTGTTATATTGAACTGGGATTCGTTTATTCTTTCAGAAGACAACCGGAAGATCCTTGAAAACTTAAAACTTCAGGACAGGATTGTTGTGATAAATGATGAGATAAAAAAATCGATAATAATTCTTGAGATTGACGGCAGAATGTATGGAATAATATCTCCTGTGTCGTCAGGTACTATCGCAAAAAGGCTTTTGAACTTTAACCTCTACATTGACAACTATTTAGACCAGGATTAA
- the gyrB gene encoding DNA topoisomerase (ATP-hydrolyzing) subunit B encodes MKLDRINNSTQEYSASEIQVLEGLEAVRKRPGMYIGSTSQRGLHHLVYEIVDNAIDEAMAGFCKNIEVVIHKGNSVTVIDDGRGIPVDIHPKLGKSGVEVVFTVLHAGGKFNERVYKVSGGLHGVGASVVNALSRYLEVEVYRDGKIYYQRYERGRPTCELKVIGTTDKTGTKVTFLPDDEIFETIEFDGDVILQRLRELAFLNKGIRIVFLDEREKNPKPVELKYDGGIAEFVKFLNRNKEVLHQEPIYIEGEKNDILIEVAMQYTDDFGENIYSFANNIATIDGGTHLIGFKTAVTKAVNEYAKKYNLTKGDTQLLGEDIRDGMTAIVSVKIHEPQFEGQTKTKLGNSEARWAVENLVSEKLAAFLEENPDVSKKIIDKAILAAKAREEAKKARELVIKRKSALDSSNLPGKLADCSEKDPAKCEIFIVEGDSAGGSAKQGRDRRYQAILPLWGKMLNVEKASQDKIYSNDKLLPLIQALGVGIGNDIDLKKLRYHKVIIMADADVDGSHIRTLLLTFFYRYMRPLIENGHIYIAQPPLYKITKGKQVRYAYNEKELQKILQEMKDAQVQRFKGLGEMNAQELWETTMDPARRILLRVEIEDAVMAEEIFTILMGDRVEPRREFIEKNAKYVRNLDI; translated from the coding sequence ATGAAATTGGATAGGATAAATAATAGTACGCAGGAGTACTCGGCAAGCGAGATACAAGTTCTGGAAGGGCTTGAGGCTGTAAGAAAACGTCCAGGGATGTATATAGGGTCAACCTCCCAGCGAGGTCTTCATCATCTGGTTTACGAAATCGTCGACAATGCAATTGACGAGGCAATGGCAGGGTTTTGTAAGAACATTGAAGTTGTTATTCACAAAGGCAACTCTGTTACTGTCATTGACGATGGAAGAGGAATTCCTGTTGATATTCATCCAAAACTTGGAAAAAGCGGTGTTGAAGTTGTATTCACAGTTCTGCATGCAGGTGGTAAGTTCAACGAAAGAGTCTACAAGGTCTCCGGCGGTCTTCACGGCGTTGGCGCTTCTGTTGTGAATGCTCTTTCTCGTTATTTAGAGGTTGAAGTGTATAGAGATGGAAAAATATATTATCAGAGGTACGAAAGAGGAAGACCAACCTGCGAGCTAAAAGTAATAGGTACGACTGATAAGACTGGTACAAAGGTTACATTTTTGCCCGACGATGAGATATTTGAAACAATTGAGTTTGACGGCGATGTAATTTTGCAGAGACTTCGTGAACTTGCGTTTTTGAACAAGGGTATCAGGATTGTGTTTTTAGATGAGAGAGAAAAAAATCCAAAGCCTGTTGAGTTAAAATATGATGGTGGTATTGCTGAGTTTGTAAAGTTTTTGAACAGAAACAAGGAAGTTTTGCACCAAGAGCCAATTTATATTGAAGGTGAGAAAAACGACATCCTCATTGAGGTTGCAATGCAGTACACAGACGATTTTGGTGAGAACATCTACTCATTTGCAAACAACATAGCAACAATTGACGGTGGAACTCACCTTATAGGTTTTAAGACTGCTGTTACAAAAGCTGTAAACGAGTATGCAAAAAAATATAATCTTACAAAGGGTGATACCCAGCTTTTAGGTGAAGATATAAGAGATGGTATGACAGCAATTGTTTCTGTCAAGATTCACGAACCGCAGTTTGAAGGTCAGACAAAAACAAAGCTTGGGAATAGCGAAGCGCGCTGGGCAGTTGAAAATCTTGTGTCTGAAAAACTTGCTGCTTTTTTAGAAGAAAACCCTGATGTGTCAAAAAAGATTATCGACAAGGCAATTTTAGCTGCAAAAGCGCGCGAAGAGGCAAAAAAAGCAAGAGAGCTTGTAATAAAGAGAAAATCTGCTTTAGATAGTTCAAACTTGCCTGGCAAGCTTGCAGACTGTTCAGAAAAAGACCCTGCAAAGTGTGAGATATTCATAGTTGAAGGTGATTCTGCGGGTGGTTCTGCAAAGCAAGGAAGAGACAGGCGGTATCAAGCAATTTTACCTCTTTGGGGTAAGATGCTAAACGTCGAAAAAGCAAGCCAAGATAAAATTTATTCAAACGACAAGCTTCTTCCTTTAATACAGGCGCTTGGCGTTGGTATAGGAAATGACATAGACCTCAAAAAACTCAGGTACCACAAGGTAATTATAATGGCCGATGCTGACGTTGATGGGTCTCATATAAGGACTCTTCTTCTTACTTTCTTTTACAGATACATGAGACCGCTTATAGAAAACGGACACATTTACATTGCACAGCCACCGCTTTACAAGATAACAAAGGGTAAGCAAGTAAGATACGCATACAATGAAAAAGAGTTGCAGAAAATATTGCAGGAGATGAAAGATGCACAGGTTCAACGTTTCAAAGGTCTTGGTGAGATGAACGCACAGGAGCTTTGGGAGACAACCATGGACCCTGCACGAAGAATTCTTCTTCGGGTTGAAATTGAAGATGCTGTCATGGCAGAAGAAATTTTCACAATACTGATGGGCGACAGGGTAGAACCAAGAAGAGAGTTTATAGAAAAGAATGCTAAGTATGTAAGGAATCTGGATATATAA
- a CDS encoding flavodoxin family protein yields the protein MKTLVVVYSLTGNSRKVGETLAGILGCDVVEIKENVKRKGIIWFFKSGYEALTKKIVPIEDINIDFSQFDRVLIVCPIWAGNLPSPVRSFLNKYLDKIKDIGFVFTLTSDEKVKVEKVFEKDFKRKAFDSISICAAKVRCNIFEDEIKKFADKIRV from the coding sequence ATGAAAACACTGGTTGTGGTTTATTCCCTCACAGGAAACAGCAGAAAAGTTGGGGAAACTCTTGCAGGAATTCTTGGGTGCGATGTTGTTGAGATAAAAGAAAATGTAAAAAGAAAAGGAATAATATGGTTTTTTAAGTCTGGTTATGAAGCTTTAACAAAGAAAATAGTGCCTATTGAAGATATAAATATCGATTTTTCTCAGTTTGACAGGGTTTTGATTGTTTGTCCTATATGGGCAGGCAATCTTCCAAGTCCTGTAAGAAGTTTTCTTAATAAGTATTTGGATAAAATAAAGGACATTGGTTTTGTTTTTACACTTACTTCTGATGAGAAAGTAAAAGTTGAAAAGGTTTTTGAAAAGGATTTTAAAAGAAAAGCTTTTGATAGTATAAGTATTTGTGCAGCAAAGGTAAGGTGTAATATTTTTGAAGATGAGATAAAGAAGTTTGCAGATAAGATCAGAGTATAA
- the gyrA gene encoding DNA gyrase subunit A yields the protein MEELDFRIIPVEIQEEMKKSYIDYAMSVIVSRALPDVRDGLKPVHRRILYAMNEIGLTPDKPYRKSATVVGHVLAKYHPHGDAAVYESLVRMAQDFSMRHPLVDGHGNFGSVDGDPPAAMRYTEARMSKIAIEMLRDIEKETVDFMPNFDESAKEPKVLPSRFPNLLVNGSQGIAVGMATNIPPHNLAEVIDAIVYILDNENATLDDIMKIIKGPDFPTGGYIIGKKGIKDAYATGKGKIIVRAKTSIEQTSKGRQRIIVTELPYMVNKARLIEKIAELVHEKKIDGISDIRDESDKEGLRIVIEIKKDADANVVLKQLYKNTQLQDSFGIIMLALVDNQPKVLTLMDMLNLYIEHQKEIIVRRTRYDLKKAEERAHILEGLKKALDHIDEIISIIRSSKTVNEAKDRLIQRFQFTDIQAQAILDMRLQRLTGLERQKIEEELAELIKMIEYYKNVLASEAMVKEIIKKEILEIKEKYKDERRTKIIQDEHEDFEEEELIQEQETVITLTHFGYIKRLPLDTYKSQKRGGRGITGISTREDDFVEDVFVTTTHHYILFFTDKGRVFRLRAYEVPEGSRQAKGTAIVNLIQIGKDEKITATMAVKDFKEGYLMMCTKNGTIKKVLLSEFENTTRAGKKAITLADDDSLVDVKLTSGSDEVVLVSSNGYCVVFNENDVRVMGRSAQGVKGMTLEDGDFIVGMEKASDGKYLLCVTENGFGKRSEIEEYRKTKRGAKGVLTYRVTDKTGKIVDIKMVNDEDEIMICSTEGIFIRLEMSQVPVQGRNTQGVKLMRIDGEDIKVSSIARIKAEE from the coding sequence ATGGAAGAGCTGGATTTCAGGATAATTCCTGTTGAGATACAGGAAGAGATGAAAAAAAGCTATATAGACTATGCAATGAGCGTAATTGTATCCCGTGCACTGCCAGATGTTCGTGATGGGCTAAAGCCTGTTCATAGAAGAATCCTTTATGCAATGAACGAGATAGGTCTTACTCCTGACAAGCCTTACAGAAAATCTGCAACAGTGGTAGGACATGTTCTTGCAAAATACCATCCACACGGAGATGCTGCTGTGTATGAAAGTTTGGTCAGAATGGCACAGGACTTTTCGATGCGCCATCCTCTTGTTGACGGGCATGGAAACTTTGGTTCTGTTGATGGGGACCCGCCTGCTGCCATGCGTTACACTGAAGCGCGTATGAGCAAGATTGCCATCGAGATGCTTCGCGACATTGAAAAAGAGACAGTTGATTTTATGCCAAACTTTGATGAGTCTGCAAAAGAACCAAAGGTTTTGCCATCACGATTTCCAAACCTTTTAGTAAATGGCAGTCAGGGAATTGCGGTTGGTATGGCAACAAATATACCTCCTCACAATCTTGCAGAGGTAATTGATGCAATTGTATATATTCTTGACAATGAAAATGCAACTTTAGATGATATAATGAAAATAATTAAAGGGCCTGACTTTCCAACAGGAGGATATATAATCGGCAAAAAAGGTATAAAAGATGCATACGCAACTGGAAAGGGAAAGATAATTGTTAGGGCAAAAACCTCAATTGAGCAAACATCAAAGGGAAGACAGAGAATAATTGTAACAGAACTTCCTTATATGGTAAATAAAGCACGGTTAATTGAAAAGATTGCCGAGCTTGTCCATGAAAAAAAGATAGACGGGATTTCGGATATAAGAGATGAGTCTGACAAAGAGGGTCTGAGGATTGTAATTGAAATCAAAAAAGATGCAGATGCAAATGTAGTTTTAAAACAGCTTTACAAAAACACCCAACTTCAGGATAGTTTTGGTATAATCATGCTTGCGCTTGTTGATAACCAGCCAAAGGTTTTAACTCTTATGGACATGTTAAACTTATACATCGAACATCAAAAAGAGATAATTGTCAGAAGAACAAGGTATGACCTTAAAAAAGCAGAAGAAAGAGCTCACATTTTAGAAGGGCTCAAAAAGGCTCTTGATCACATAGATGAGATAATATCGATTATCAGGTCATCAAAGACAGTAAACGAAGCAAAAGACAGGTTGATTCAAAGATTTCAGTTTACAGATATACAAGCTCAGGCAATACTTGACATGAGGCTACAGAGACTTACAGGTTTAGAAAGACAAAAGATAGAAGAAGAGCTTGCAGAGCTTATAAAGATGATAGAGTATTACAAAAACGTGCTTGCAAGTGAGGCAATGGTAAAGGAAATTATAAAAAAAGAGATTTTGGAGATAAAAGAAAAGTACAAGGATGAAAGAAGAACAAAGATAATTCAGGATGAACATGAAGACTTTGAGGAAGAAGAGCTGATTCAAGAGCAGGAAACTGTAATCACACTTACCCATTTTGGGTATATAAAACGTCTTCCTCTTGACACATATAAGAGCCAAAAACGAGGTGGCAGAGGTATTACAGGAATATCAACAAGGGAAGATGATTTTGTTGAAGATGTATTTGTTACAACAACACACCACTATATTCTCTTTTTCACAGACAAAGGCAGGGTTTTCCGCTTGAGAGCATATGAAGTGCCGGAAGGTTCGCGTCAGGCAAAAGGCACTGCAATTGTCAATTTGATTCAGATTGGCAAGGATGAAAAAATTACTGCTACAATGGCTGTAAAAGACTTTAAAGAAGGCTATCTCATGATGTGCACAAAAAATGGAACTATAAAAAAGGTACTCTTGAGCGAATTTGAAAATACAACCAGGGCAGGTAAAAAAGCTATAACTCTTGCGGATGATGATAGCCTTGTAGATGTAAAACTAACATCAGGCAGCGATGAAGTTGTGCTTGTGTCAAGCAACGGCTACTGTGTTGTGTTCAATGAAAATGATGTCAGGGTCATGGGAAGGTCTGCACAGGGTGTAAAAGGCATGACCTTGGAAGATGGCGATTTTATTGTTGGAATGGAAAAAGCAAGCGATGGAAAGTATCTTCTGTGTGTTACTGAAAACGGGTTTGGAAAAAGAAGCGAGATTGAAGAGTACAGAAAAACAAAACGCGGTGCAAAAGGAGTTTTAACTTACAGGGTAACAGACAAAACAGGCAAAATTGTTGACATAAAAATGGTAAACGATGAGGATGAGATTATGATATGCTCAACAGAAGGAATATTTATAAGACTTGAGATGTCTCAGGTCCCTGTTCAGGGGAGAAATACCCAGGGTGTAAAACTTATGAGAATAGATGGTGAAGATATAAAGGTATCATCGATTGCAAGGATAAAGGCTGAGGAGTAA
- a CDS encoding GGDEF domain-containing protein gives MANSKDFNLIIQNLGIFISVYDIIRIVNPLYKTARVISENEIINQKGSCFDFWKQNKICENCISMRSYIENESFVKIEFNGEKLYIVMSVPVEIGSEKLVIELLKDVTGKIFIEDIDLSDVQLTYQKINKLNELVVKDSLTGLYNRRFIDERLDVEIIRASFSKSYFSIAMADIDYFKKVNDTYGHTAGDKVLQTFADIIRKNIRIESDWAARYGGEEFLIFFQNQKSINAFEIAERIRKELENTVIKLENFEIKITASFGISSLENYSMTSKELIKIADEKLYYAKNSGRNKVVI, from the coding sequence ATGGCAAACAGTAAAGACTTCAATTTAATAATTCAAAATTTAGGAATATTTATCTCAGTTTATGATATTATAAGAATTGTAAATCCTCTTTACAAAACAGCAAGAGTAATATCAGAAAATGAAATTATAAATCAAAAAGGATCTTGTTTTGATTTCTGGAAACAAAACAAAATATGTGAAAACTGTATTTCCATGAGGTCTTACATCGAAAATGAAAGTTTTGTTAAGATTGAATTCAATGGAGAAAAACTTTATATAGTAATGTCAGTTCCTGTTGAAATTGGATCAGAAAAACTGGTTATAGAACTTTTAAAGGACGTTACAGGAAAAATATTTATTGAAGATATAGATTTATCAGATGTTCAATTGACTTACCAAAAAATAAATAAGCTGAATGAATTAGTTGTCAAAGACTCACTTACCGGTCTTTACAACAGAAGATTTATAGATGAACGTCTTGATGTTGAAATTATACGTGCATCATTTTCAAAAAGTTATTTTAGCATCGCAATGGCAGATATTGATTATTTCAAAAAAGTAAATGACACATACGGACATACAGCTGGTGATAAGGTTTTGCAAACATTTGCCGATATAATCAGGAAAAATATCAGAATTGAAAGCGACTGGGCTGCAAGATACGGTGGAGAAGAATTTTTAATATTTTTTCAAAACCAGAAAAGCATAAACGCTTTTGAAATAGCAGAAAGAATAAGAAAGGAATTAGAAAATACTGTAATAAAACTTGAAAACTTTGAAATAAAAATAACAGCGAGTTTTGGAATATCAAGCTTGGAAAACTACAGCATGACTTCAAAAGAACTGATCAAAATTGCTGATGAAAAACTTTATTATGCTAAAAATAGTGGAAGAAACAAAGTTGTTATTTGA
- a CDS encoding protease complex subunit PrcB family protein: protein MMKKLRLIVFFVILSILIMSVSFAGDIKSGIAAKDYINGIVDKQNSEVTYQMKDGYIYIYWGQKPTGGYLIKIKELKYINGILYVYYYTKSPAPTDMVTQVITYPSDKAKLPTTEEIKEVKLINITDDVEAENGFSKRYFPLTKGSYWIYNFRIKEKDSKGNIVEKSKKVKMQILNEYKSKDYVLYEAKGDIINVAPEKRFGFISVSDNIYMVDESVLNNIVKNIKSFDSFEKLIKKFGDSLRIVFKFPLLSGKRYPAYSYIKRKDVLYSWVVEKEKDIVLKGKKYNQFKIEYRSLPERISIGFVCGIGITFVEYHHNGSTYDAYASLIDFKVK, encoded by the coding sequence ATGATGAAAAAGCTCAGACTCATAGTATTTTTTGTAATTTTGTCAATTTTAATAATGTCAGTTTCATTTGCTGGTGATATAAAAAGCGGTATAGCTGCTAAAGATTATATAAATGGTATTGTTGATAAACAAAACAGTGAGGTAACATATCAAATGAAAGATGGCTATATTTACATTTACTGGGGACAAAAGCCTACCGGAGGATATTTAATAAAAATAAAAGAACTTAAGTATATAAATGGAATCCTTTATGTTTACTATTATACAAAGTCTCCGGCACCAACTGATATGGTAACTCAGGTTATTACCTATCCGAGCGATAAAGCAAAACTTCCAACAACAGAAGAGATAAAAGAAGTAAAGCTTATAAATATTACAGATGATGTAGAAGCTGAAAATGGATTTTCAAAAAGATACTTTCCACTCACAAAAGGCAGTTATTGGATTTATAATTTTAGAATAAAAGAAAAAGATTCAAAAGGCAACATTGTTGAAAAAAGCAAAAAGGTTAAAATGCAGATACTGAACGAGTACAAATCAAAAGATTATGTTTTATATGAAGCTAAAGGGGATATCATAAATGTTGCACCCGAAAAACGTTTTGGTTTTATATCAGTTTCTGATAACATTTATATGGTAGATGAGAGTGTTTTAAATAATATTGTAAAAAACATTAAAAGCTTTGACAGCTTTGAAAAGCTAATAAAAAAATTTGGAGATTCGCTCAGGATTGTATTTAAATTTCCTCTTTTAAGCGGCAAAAGATATCCAGCTTACAGTTATATAAAAAGAAAAGATGTTTTGTATTCATGGGTTGTGGAAAAGGAAAAAGATATTGTTCTGAAGGGAAAAAAATATAACCAGTTTAAAATTGAATATAGATCTTTACCGGAAAGAATTTCAATAGGCTTTGTTTGTGGAATAGGTATAACTTTCGTTGAGTATCACCACAACGGTTCAACTTATGATGCATATGCAAGTTTGATAGATTTTAAGGTAAAATGA